From Streptomyces sp. TLI_053, a single genomic window includes:
- a CDS encoding HtaA domain-containing protein: MSRNRTRMAALAAVTAGLGLTAFGAPVLAFGAGAPSSVTYDTGSLDWGVKASFRSYVTGPVGQGAVELSGGATTNADGSFHFGLASASYDMGTHVLTSAFTGGVRFTAHHGALDVGLSDLKITTAGTVGTLTADTASKETVGAPEPTRRDDVPLVTFTVGRDTTNGTPTAAKLTEEGAKAFAGFYAAGSDMDPLSLLLKQSPATPSPTATPTPTQTPTATATPTATGSPTATASSTATASPTVTASPTATASPTATGSPTATSSPTATGSPSATNSPTATGSPSTAPSNGELAVVNGTLDWQVKESFRKYLQSPVANGKVEFAGGAADYRFSGAKGAYNTKTHALSAGFAGSVRFLGHPGEGGGYQLDTTFSKLGLSIDKDGAFLTADVNAKSLDGKTTTLSGARIAELDLSKASLAPVNGVVTLNAVPAKLTAEGVPAFANYKAGEALDPVTVSLAFDKNAQLPTGTAGGGTGGAGGAGGSVGGTGTGTGTGSVSGAGTVGGASLTTGGSSSSLGGSGVLASTGSDTPVVPLLATAAGLLLLGGGATALARHRKSLSV; encoded by the coding sequence ATGTCCCGCAACCGCACCCGGATGGCCGCCCTGGCCGCCGTCACCGCCGGCCTCGGCCTGACCGCCTTCGGCGCTCCGGTCCTGGCCTTCGGTGCCGGCGCGCCGAGCAGTGTCACCTACGACACCGGCTCGCTGGACTGGGGGGTCAAGGCCAGCTTCCGGAGCTACGTCACCGGGCCGGTCGGCCAGGGTGCGGTGGAGCTGAGCGGCGGCGCGACCACCAACGCCGACGGCAGCTTCCACTTCGGGCTGGCGAGCGCCAGCTACGACATGGGCACCCACGTGCTGACCTCCGCCTTCACCGGCGGGGTGCGGTTCACCGCCCACCACGGCGCGCTGGACGTGGGCCTGAGCGACCTGAAGATCACCACCGCCGGCACGGTCGGCACCCTCACCGCCGACACCGCGTCCAAGGAGACGGTGGGCGCCCCCGAGCCGACCCGCCGCGACGACGTCCCGCTGGTGACCTTCACGGTCGGCCGGGACACCACCAACGGCACGCCGACGGCGGCGAAGCTGACCGAGGAGGGCGCCAAGGCCTTCGCCGGCTTCTACGCCGCCGGGTCGGACATGGACCCGCTGTCGCTGCTGCTCAAGCAGAGCCCGGCCACGCCGTCCCCGACCGCCACGCCGACGCCGACGCAGACCCCCACGGCCACCGCCACGCCGACCGCCACCGGCAGCCCGACGGCCACCGCCTCCTCGACCGCCACGGCGTCGCCCACCGTCACGGCCTCGCCGACGGCGACCGCCTCGCCCACCGCGACCGGCAGCCCGACCGCCACCTCCTCGCCCACCGCCACCGGTTCGCCGAGCGCGACCAACTCGCCCACCGCGACCGGCAGCCCGTCCACCGCGCCGAGCAACGGTGAGCTCGCCGTCGTCAACGGCACCCTGGACTGGCAGGTCAAGGAGAGCTTCCGCAAGTACCTGCAGAGCCCGGTGGCCAACGGCAAGGTCGAGTTCGCGGGCGGCGCGGCCGACTACCGGTTCAGCGGTGCCAAGGGCGCGTACAACACCAAGACCCACGCGCTCTCCGCGGGCTTCGCCGGTTCGGTGCGCTTCCTCGGCCACCCGGGCGAGGGCGGCGGCTACCAGCTGGACACCACCTTCTCCAAGCTGGGCCTGAGCATCGACAAGGACGGCGCCTTCCTGACCGCCGACGTCAACGCCAAGTCGCTGGACGGGAAGACCACCACGCTGTCCGGCGCCCGGATAGCCGAGCTGGACCTCTCCAAGGCGAGCCTCGCCCCGGTCAACGGTGTCGTGACGCTGAACGCCGTCCCGGCCAAGCTGACCGCCGAGGGCGTGCCGGCCTTCGCCAACTACAAGGCGGGCGAGGCGCTCGACCCGGTCACCGTCTCGCTGGCCTTCGACAAGAACGCCCAGCTGCCGACCGGCACGGCGGGCGGCGGTACGGGCGGTGCGGGCGGTGCCGGCGGCTCCGTCGGTGGCACCGGCACCGGCACCGGAACGGGCAGCGTCTCCGGCGCGGGCACGGTCGGCGGCGCCTCGCTGACCACCGGCGGCAGCTCCTCCTCGCTCGGCGGCTCCGGCGTGCTGGCCTCCACCGGCTCGGACACCCCGGTCGTCCCGCTGCTGGCCACCGCCGCCGGCCTGCTGCTCCTGGGCGGCGGCGCCACCGCCCTGGCCCGCCACCGGAAGTCGCTCAGCGTCTGA
- a CDS encoding PD40 domain-containing protein, producing MSKALSFRKSSSRIAKLAAIGAITVGLVAAVSPAAQAASAAAAGPKGLKHNVLTVSNGTRYVQIDGKTVDFRTVVRDLAWSPDGNKAVFIDGASNLVISDADGSNRVTVAKNPGGQNWNHPTWQTIPGYAEGGLLSRNNIVFVARKNGVSRLETIPANAVQGQPTDLSVSGGFDGPELPETGNIWPNASSKKGTAVYANPGTGTVYIHDDYLRSQSDVLTKGSQPALSPDGEDVVFVRSVQGHDHLFVQGVHDKTAKDLTPKATTDYTQPTFSPDGRTIAARTPKGIVTLPVSGAAKPTVVTSRVGLPAYRG from the coding sequence ATGAGCAAGGCCCTTTCGTTCCGCAAGTCCTCGTCCCGCATCGCCAAGCTCGCCGCCATCGGCGCCATCACGGTCGGCCTCGTGGCCGCCGTCAGCCCGGCCGCCCAGGCCGCCTCGGCCGCTGCCGCGGGTCCGAAGGGGCTGAAGCACAACGTGCTGACCGTCAGCAACGGCACCCGGTACGTGCAGATCGACGGCAAGACCGTCGACTTCCGCACCGTGGTGCGGGACCTCGCCTGGTCCCCGGACGGCAACAAGGCCGTCTTCATCGACGGTGCGAGCAACCTCGTCATCTCCGACGCGGACGGCAGCAACCGGGTCACCGTGGCCAAGAACCCCGGTGGCCAGAACTGGAACCACCCGACCTGGCAGACGATCCCGGGCTACGCCGAGGGCGGCCTGCTCTCCCGGAACAACATCGTCTTCGTCGCCCGGAAGAACGGCGTCTCCCGCCTGGAGACCATCCCGGCCAACGCCGTCCAGGGTCAGCCGACCGACCTGTCCGTCTCGGGTGGCTTCGACGGTCCCGAGCTGCCGGAGACGGGCAACATCTGGCCGAACGCGAGCAGCAAGAAGGGCACCGCCGTCTACGCCAACCCCGGCACCGGCACCGTCTACATCCACGACGACTACCTGCGTTCGCAGAGCGACGTGCTGACCAAGGGCTCCCAGCCCGCGCTCTCGCCCGACGGTGAGGACGTCGTCTTCGTCCGCTCGGTGCAGGGCCACGACCACCTGTTCGTGCAGGGCGTGCACGACAAGACGGCCAAGGACCTGACCCCCAAGGCCACCACCGACTACACCCAGCCGACCTTCTCCCCGGACGGTCGGACCATCGCCGCCCGCACGCCGAAGGGCATCGTGACCCTCCCGGTCAGCGGTGCCGCCAAGCCCACCGTGGTGACCAGCCGGGTCGGCCTGCCGGCCTACCGCGGCTGA
- a CDS encoding DUF397 domain-containing protein, with protein MAQLDWQKSSFSGDDSNCVEIRTGDGLVELRESDDGDTVLHTTPAAFASLLRTIKADRLDHPF; from the coding sequence ATGGCACAGCTCGATTGGCAGAAGTCCAGCTTCAGCGGAGACGACTCCAACTGCGTCGAGATCCGTACCGGGGACGGCCTGGTCGAACTCCGGGAGTCCGACGACGGCGACACCGTCCTCCACACAACCCCGGCCGCCTTCGCCAGCCTCCTCCGAACCATCAAGGCCGACCGACTCGACCACCCCTTCTAG
- a CDS encoding helix-turn-helix transcriptional regulator — MALRTQISERQRRFGAELRRLREGAGLAVKDAGALVGMGGPQLSHIEAGRTGLDPDRLTTLLNAYGHMDETYVTALQEMGLSNGKGWWSAFKGSVNASALDLAESESTAASLSSYETLLIPGLLQVPRYSEVILSSDEKKMEFRRSRQQVIDGDGAIPFHAVIHEAALHTRFGGPDAMRDQLDHLVEISELDHVTIQILPFRCTDYVSTGTPFMIVHGAHRDLDTALMEHPGGTSYLSDQAEVAAYRAKFDALKALALPALDASLPLRSRVEHDSWGLVQHLRYTL; from the coding sequence TTGGCACTCAGGACCCAGATCAGTGAGAGGCAGCGCCGCTTCGGCGCTGAGCTGAGGCGCCTGCGCGAGGGCGCCGGACTGGCGGTCAAAGACGCCGGTGCGCTCGTCGGCATGGGCGGCCCGCAACTCAGCCACATCGAGGCCGGACGCACCGGGCTGGATCCGGACCGACTCACCACCCTGCTGAACGCCTACGGTCACATGGATGAGACCTATGTGACGGCTCTCCAGGAGATGGGGCTCAGCAACGGCAAGGGGTGGTGGAGCGCCTTCAAGGGGTCGGTCAACGCCTCGGCCCTCGATCTGGCCGAGTCCGAATCGACCGCCGCTTCCCTCTCCAGTTACGAGACCCTGCTGATCCCCGGGCTGCTCCAGGTGCCTCGTTACAGCGAGGTCATCCTCAGCAGCGACGAGAAGAAGATGGAGTTCCGCCGTAGCCGCCAGCAGGTCATAGACGGGGACGGAGCCATTCCCTTCCATGCGGTGATCCATGAGGCCGCTCTGCACACCCGGTTCGGCGGCCCGGACGCCATGAGAGATCAGCTGGACCATCTGGTCGAGATCAGCGAACTCGACCACGTGACAATCCAGATCCTTCCCTTCCGTTGCACCGACTACGTCTCCACGGGCACACCGTTCATGATCGTGCATGGCGCGCACCGTGATCTGGACACAGCACTGATGGAACACCCCGGCGGTACCTCGTATTTGAGCGACCAGGCGGAGGTTGCCGCCTACCGTGCGAAGTTTGATGCGCTCAAGGCACTTGCGCTCCCGGCGCTGGACGCATCGCTCCCTCTACGATCTCGTGTCGAACACGACTCATGGGGATTGGTCCAGCACCTCCGTTACACCCTCTGA
- a CDS encoding ATP-binding protein, with product MRALIPPDCSLARAELRAALTSAGWPPDVIDDAELAFQELYINAWQHGGCQAPPVLVCLRPAVLRVSVCDDCPDLPSPRVSADPYAVSGRGLHLVRALTDRVGADSTKSGKVVWFELDFAA from the coding sequence ATGCGTGCCCTCATCCCGCCCGACTGCTCTCTCGCCCGTGCCGAACTCCGGGCCGCCCTCACCTCTGCCGGCTGGCCGCCGGACGTCATCGACGATGCCGAACTCGCCTTCCAGGAGCTGTACATCAACGCCTGGCAGCACGGGGGCTGCCAGGCGCCGCCCGTCCTCGTCTGCCTCCGGCCCGCCGTGCTCCGGGTCTCGGTGTGCGACGACTGTCCCGACCTCCCCTCGCCCCGGGTCTCCGCCGATCCCTACGCCGTCTCCGGGCGAGGCCTCCACCTCGTGCGCGCCCTCACCGACCGGGTGGGCGCCGACTCCACCAAGTCCGGCAAGGTCGTCTGGTTCGAACTGGACTTCGCCGCGTGA